The following are encoded in a window of Alosa sapidissima isolate fAloSap1 chromosome 12, fAloSap1.pri, whole genome shotgun sequence genomic DNA:
- the diras1a gene encoding GTP-binding protein Di-Ras1a → MPEQSNDYRVVVFGAGGVGKSSLVVRFVKGTFRDTYIPTVEDTYTQVISCDKSVCTLQITDTTGSHQFPAMQRLSISKGHAFILVYSITSKQSLEELKPIYQQVLAIKGNVENIPIMLVGNKMDEPQREVDTRDGEAQARAWKCAFMETSAKTNHNVKELFQELLNLDKKRNMSLNIDGKRSSKQKRADKLKGKCTIM, encoded by the coding sequence ATGCCAGAGCAAAGTAACGACTACCGGGTGGTGGTGTTCGGCGCCGGCGGCGTGGGCAAGAGCTCGCTGGTGGTGCGCTTCGTCAAGGGCACCTTCCGAGACACGTACATCCCCACGGTGGAGGACACCTACACGCAGGTGATCAGCTGTGACAAGAGCGTGTGCACGCTGCAGATCACCGACACCACGGGCAGCCACCAGTTCCCCGCAATGCAGCGCCTGTCCATCTCCAAGGGCCACGCCTTCATCCTGGTCTACTCCATCACCAGCAAGCAGTCGCTGGAGGAGCTCAAGCCCATCTACCAGCAGGTGCTGGCCATCAAGGGCAACGTGGAGAACATTCCCATCATGCTCGTGGGCAACAAGATGGACGAGCCTCAGCGCGAGGTGGACACGCGGGACGGCGAGGCGCAGGCGCGGGCCTGGAAGTGCGCCTTCATGGAGACGTCCGCCAAGACCAACCACAACGTCAAGGAGCTGTTCCAGGAGCTGCTCAACCTGGACAAGAAGAGGAACATGAGCCTCAACATCGACGGCAAGCGCTCCAGCAAGCAGAAGCGCGCCGACAAGCTCAAGGGCAAGTGCACGATCATGTAG